One segment of Polaribacter huanghezhanensis DNA contains the following:
- a CDS encoding ArsR/SmtB family transcription factor, translating to MKLEVSCTRVEANHKQLQNCMETLDNMEESFEKTTKLLSISGNDVRLKILYLLNMEKELCPCDLADILRMSVPAISQHIRKIKDAGMITARREGQTLYYSLNNDETAILNTIFNSIKLNRKIA from the coding sequence ATGAAATTAGAAGTAAGCTGTACACGAGTAGAAGCCAACCATAAACAGTTGCAAAACTGTATGGAAACATTAGACAACATGGAAGAAAGTTTTGAAAAAACAACAAAATTACTTTCTATTTCTGGGAATGATGTCAGATTAAAAATTCTTTATCTATTAAATATGGAGAAAGAACTTTGCCCTTGTGATTTAGCCGATATATTAAGAATGAGTGTTCCTGCAATATCACAACACATTCGGAAAATAAAAGATGCTGGGATGATAACAGCTAGGAGAGAAGGACAAACACTCTACTATTCATTAAATAATGATGAAACAGCGATTTTAAACACCATTTTTAACTCCATTAAATTAAATAGAAAAATAGCCTAA
- the merTP gene encoding mercuric transport protein MerTP, with the protein MNTKKTSKKAAYTGVFAAVAASSCCIPPVIALIAGIGGSASALSWMEPFRPYLIGIAIIAIGYAWYTYLKPKKAEDCCEADKKPTWYQTKGFLIGITLFAAISIAFPYYASIFYPNNKKEITIVKQSNIETLNFDIKGMTCASCELHVVHAVNELGGIVDVVASFEKANATVAFDNSKTSKKDIEKAINSTGYKVIHQNKEK; encoded by the coding sequence ATGAACACTAAAAAAACATCAAAAAAAGCAGCATATACAGGGGTATTTGCTGCCGTAGCAGCATCATCATGTTGCATACCACCAGTTATTGCATTAATCGCCGGAATAGGAGGTAGCGCATCAGCATTGTCTTGGATGGAACCTTTTAGACCTTATTTAATTGGTATCGCTATTATCGCAATTGGCTATGCATGGTATACCTATTTAAAACCTAAAAAAGCAGAGGATTGTTGTGAAGCAGATAAAAAACCAACATGGTATCAAACCAAAGGATTTTTAATTGGAATAACGCTCTTTGCAGCAATATCAATAGCCTTTCCTTATTATGCATCTATTTTTTATCCAAACAATAAAAAAGAAATAACTATTGTTAAACAATCAAACATAGAGACGCTCAATTTTGATATCAAAGGAATGACTTGTGCTTCTTGTGAACTACACGTTGTACATGCGGTAAATGAATTAGGAGGTATTGTTGATGTAGTAGCGTCGTTTGAAAAAGCAAATGCCACGGTAGCGTTTGACAATTCAAAAACTTCGAAGAAGGACATTGAAAAAGCAATAAATTCAACAGGGTATAAAGTAATTCATCAAAATAAAGAAAAATGA
- the merA gene encoding mercury(II) reductase: MIPNIKTVNLKIKGMSCDGCSSHIEKDVNSKDGIVSSTVNHQTGEGKFVFDANKISNQDIVNAVNTIGNYSVDETVEKEDCCVVNSDKKKQFDLIVIGGGSAAFSAAIKAEDLGLTTLMVNAGLDFGGTCVNVGCVPSKNLIRAAETVYHATHSNFKGIKTKGVEIDFTQIIKDKKALVATLQQHKYMDVVSDFKNLTMLKGWATFVDTNTILVDGKTTYTATNIIIATGATTNIPNIEGLKEVGYLTNVSLFDLEEKPKSLTIMGAGYIGLEIAMAYNRLGVKVRIIEFTDRPLRSQTKDITDILETQMNSEGIEILPNFRAIKFEKEGDNTIIHCKCPDGSITQIIEEGHLLVATGTTSNTSNLGLENVDLKLSKNGHIMVNEKMETNVANIYAAGDVANTPPFVYTAAKEGSTAVHNAFTLAKNSVDYTSLPWVVFTDPQIAGAGMDEVAAEKTGIPFEVSKLDLIHVPRALAAQDTRGFIKLIRNTETDKLIGARVIAPEGGELIQQLSMAIKFGITVKDLAESFYPYLTLGESIKLAAITFGKDVSKLSCCAS; the protein is encoded by the coding sequence ATGATTCCAAACATAAAAACGGTTAATCTAAAAATTAAAGGAATGAGCTGTGATGGTTGTTCATCTCATATAGAAAAGGATGTCAATTCAAAAGACGGAATTGTAAGCAGCACTGTAAATCACCAAACTGGAGAAGGCAAGTTTGTTTTTGACGCAAATAAGATCAGCAATCAAGATATTGTGAATGCAGTGAATACTATCGGCAATTATTCAGTTGATGAAACTGTTGAAAAAGAAGATTGCTGTGTTGTAAATTCTGATAAAAAAAAGCAATTCGATTTAATTGTGATTGGAGGTGGTTCTGCGGCATTTTCGGCAGCTATCAAAGCGGAAGATTTAGGACTTACCACTTTAATGGTCAATGCTGGATTAGATTTTGGCGGCACCTGTGTCAATGTAGGTTGTGTGCCTTCTAAAAACTTAATTAGAGCAGCTGAAACAGTATATCATGCTACACATTCTAATTTTAAAGGCATCAAAACCAAAGGAGTAGAAATTGATTTCACTCAAATTATCAAAGACAAGAAAGCATTAGTTGCCACATTACAGCAACATAAATATATGGATGTGGTAAGTGATTTCAAAAACTTAACCATGCTTAAAGGATGGGCTACATTTGTTGATACAAATACAATCCTTGTTGATGGTAAAACTACATACACCGCAACTAACATCATTATAGCAACAGGAGCGACCACCAACATTCCAAATATTGAAGGATTAAAAGAGGTGGGCTACCTAACCAATGTTTCTTTGTTCGATTTAGAAGAAAAACCTAAAAGTTTAACCATCATGGGTGCTGGTTATATTGGATTGGAAATAGCCATGGCATACAATCGTTTGGGCGTAAAAGTGCGTATTATAGAGTTTACGGATAGACCTTTACGCAGTCAAACCAAAGACATTACCGATATTTTAGAAACGCAAATGAACAGTGAAGGAATTGAAATCCTTCCCAATTTTAGAGCCATTAAATTTGAAAAAGAGGGCGATAACACTATTATTCATTGCAAATGTCCAGATGGTTCTATTACTCAAATCATTGAAGAAGGACATCTTCTTGTTGCTACAGGAACAACATCAAATACATCAAATTTAGGTCTTGAAAATGTTGATTTAAAATTATCAAAAAATGGACATATTATGGTCAATGAGAAAATGGAAACCAATGTTGCTAATATCTATGCAGCTGGTGATGTTGCTAATACTCCTCCTTTTGTATACACTGCTGCAAAAGAGGGAAGTACAGCGGTACATAACGCCTTTACTTTAGCAAAAAACAGTGTCGATTATACTTCGTTACCTTGGGTGGTTTTTACGGATCCTCAAATAGCCGGAGCGGGTATGGATGAAGTAGCAGCCGAAAAAACAGGCATTCCTTTTGAAGTATCTAAATTAGATTTAATTCACGTTCCTAGAGCATTAGCGGCACAAGATACCAGAGGGTTTATAAAGTTAATTAGAAATACAGAAACCGATAAATTAATTGGCGCAAGAGTCATAGCTCCAGAAGGAGGTGAGCTCATCCAACAATTAAGTATGGCTATTAAGTTTGGCATAACAGTAAAAGATTTAGCAGAGAGCTTTTATCCGTATTTAACATTGGGAGAAAGCATCAAGTTAGCAGCAATTACTTTTGGAAAAGATGTTTCTAAACTGAGTTGTTGTGCTTCTTAA
- a CDS encoding type 1 glutamine amidotransferase domain-containing protein, producing the protein MNILFVVTSHDKLGDTGKKTGFWVEEFANPYYTLLDKGANITIATPKGGAAPIDPSSDTPDAATKDTERFNKDADAKAKIANTKVLADMNADDFDAVFYPGGHGPLWDLANDENSIALIEKFNSQKKPIAFVCHAPAALKDVKNADGTPLVKGKKVTGFTNTEEAAVGLTDIVPFLVEDMMNKNEGIYSKKEDWHAYAIQDGNLITGQNPASSELVAEKLLESLKS; encoded by the coding sequence ATGAACATTTTATTTGTAGTAACATCTCACGATAAATTAGGAGATACAGGAAAAAAAACAGGGTTTTGGGTTGAAGAATTTGCAAATCCATATTATACATTATTAGACAAAGGAGCCAACATTACGATTGCAACTCCAAAAGGTGGCGCTGCCCCAATAGATCCAAGTAGTGATACACCAGATGCAGCAACTAAAGACACAGAGCGTTTTAATAAGGATGCAGATGCAAAAGCAAAAATTGCAAACACAAAAGTATTGGCAGACATGAATGCAGATGATTTTGATGCTGTATTTTATCCAGGTGGTCATGGTCCTTTATGGGATTTAGCAAATGACGAAAATTCAATTGCTTTGATTGAGAAATTTAACAGTCAAAAGAAACCAATTGCTTTTGTATGTCATGCACCAGCAGCTTTAAAAGATGTGAAAAACGCAGATGGTACACCTTTGGTAAAAGGAAAAAAAGTAACCGGTTTTACAAATACTGAAGAAGCAGCTGTTGGACTTACAGACATCGTACCATTTTTAGTGGAAGACATGATGAATAAAAATGAAGGAATCTACTCTAAAAAAGAAGATTGGCACGCCTATGCTATTCAAGACGGGAATTTAATTACTGGTCAAAATCCAGCTTCATCAGAATTAGTTGCTGAGAAGTTGTTAGAAAGTTTGAAATCATAA
- a CDS encoding iron-containing alcohol dehydrogenase, whose amino-acid sequence MNNFEFQNPTKIIFGKETIKNLEKEIPKDAKVLLLYGGGSIKKNGIYDQVKTALAKTTIVEFGGIPANPEYEVLLDALKVIKDENITYLLAVGGGSVIDGTKFLSAAALFEGDTPWDILSKHIRTEKGMPFGTVLTLPATGSEMNSGAVITRRETKEKLGMGGPGLFPEFSILDPQVITSIPKRQLANGLTDSFTHVLEQYMTYPVGALLQDHFAESILQTIIEVAPKVLKDPSDYKAASNFMWSCTMALNGLIQKGVPTDWAVHAMGHELTALFGIDHARTLAIIAPSHYKYNFEAKKEKLAQYGERVWNITEGSIDDKAYAAIEKTVAFFHELGIDTKLSDYTKEYEGTAEEIAKRFTDRGWLGLGEHQSLSPDKVEKIVKMAY is encoded by the coding sequence ATGAACAATTTTGAATTTCAAAATCCGACTAAAATTATTTTTGGAAAGGAAACCATAAAGAATTTAGAAAAAGAAATACCGAAAGATGCTAAAGTATTACTACTGTATGGTGGCGGAAGTATCAAAAAAAATGGCATTTATGACCAAGTTAAAACCGCTTTAGCAAAAACAACTATTGTGGAGTTTGGAGGCATTCCTGCAAACCCAGAATATGAAGTGTTATTAGATGCTTTAAAAGTGATTAAAGACGAAAACATTACCTATCTATTAGCCGTTGGTGGTGGATCTGTTATTGACGGAACGAAGTTTTTATCAGCTGCCGCTTTATTTGAAGGCGATACTCCTTGGGATATTTTAAGCAAACATATTAGGACCGAAAAAGGAATGCCTTTTGGTACGGTTTTAACGTTACCAGCAACCGGTTCTGAAATGAATTCTGGAGCTGTCATTACGAGAAGAGAAACCAAAGAAAAATTAGGAATGGGCGGACCAGGGTTGTTTCCTGAGTTCTCTATTTTAGATCCTCAAGTGATTACATCAATCCCTAAGCGTCAATTAGCAAATGGTTTAACCGATTCTTTTACACACGTTTTAGAGCAATACATGACCTATCCAGTTGGTGCATTGTTACAAGATCATTTTGCGGAAAGTATTTTACAAACCATTATTGAAGTGGCTCCAAAAGTTTTAAAAGATCCTTCAGATTATAAAGCTGCATCAAATTTTATGTGGAGTTGTACTATGGCTTTAAACGGATTGATACAAAAAGGAGTGCCAACAGACTGGGCTGTTCACGCTATGGGACATGAGTTGACTGCCTTATTTGGTATAGATCACGCACGTACGTTAGCGATTATTGCTCCAAGTCATTACAAATATAATTTTGAAGCGAAAAAAGAAAAATTAGCACAATATGGCGAACGTGTATGGAATATCACCGAAGGAAGTATTGATGATAAAGCCTATGCTGCAATTGAAAAAACAGTTGCTTTTTTCCACGAATTAGGCATCGACACAAAATTGTCTGATTATACAAAAGAATATGAAGGAACCGCAGAAGAAATAGCCAAACGCTTTACAGATCGTGGTTGGTTAGGTTTGGGAGAACATCAATCATTATCACCAGATAAGGTGGAAAAGATTGTAAAAATGGCATACTAA
- a CDS encoding NADP-dependent oxidoreductase has translation MTKTILLKNRPEGKPSISDFEFVTEEADLKINQGEIILETIYVSVDPYLRGRMSDAKSYVPSFQLNKPIQSGVIAKVIASKNNNFTEGDFVSGMLDWKTQQVSTGEGLLKVDGSKVPLSAYLGILGMTGLTAYLGLNQIGKPKAGETLVVSGAAGAVGSIVGQIGKILGLNVIGIAGTDEKIEMLKNKFGFDAGINYNTSKDISADIKKAAPNGVDIYFDNVGGPISDAVLFNINKFARMVICGAISVYNNTEIPKSISVQPFLVRNSALMQGFIISNYAEKFPEAMKHLSGWLAEGKLTYTETIVDGFDTIPNAFIDLFEGKNKGKMIVKI, from the coding sequence ATGACAAAGACAATTTTATTAAAAAATAGACCCGAAGGGAAACCTTCTATTTCAGATTTTGAATTTGTAACAGAAGAAGCTGATTTAAAAATCAACCAAGGCGAAATAATATTAGAAACAATCTACGTTTCTGTAGACCCTTATTTAAGAGGAAGAATGAGCGACGCAAAATCGTATGTTCCTTCTTTTCAATTAAATAAACCAATACAATCTGGAGTTATTGCAAAAGTAATCGCCTCTAAAAACAACAATTTTACTGAAGGTGATTTTGTTTCTGGAATGTTAGATTGGAAAACACAACAGGTCTCTACAGGTGAAGGACTATTAAAAGTGGATGGATCTAAAGTACCCTTAAGTGCTTATTTAGGAATTTTAGGAATGACGGGGTTAACCGCTTATTTAGGTCTAAACCAAATTGGAAAACCTAAAGCTGGTGAAACATTAGTAGTTTCTGGAGCTGCTGGTGCCGTTGGGAGTATTGTAGGTCAAATAGGAAAAATACTCGGACTGAACGTCATTGGGATTGCAGGTACAGATGAAAAAATAGAGATGCTAAAAAACAAATTTGGCTTTGATGCTGGAATCAATTATAATACGAGTAAAGACATAAGTGCAGACATTAAAAAAGCCGCACCAAATGGTGTAGACATTTATTTTGATAATGTTGGCGGACCGATCTCTGACGCAGTATTATTTAACATTAATAAGTTTGCAAGGATGGTTATTTGTGGAGCCATTTCTGTATATAACAATACAGAAATTCCGAAAAGTATTAGTGTACAACCCTTTTTGGTTAGAAATAGCGCTTTAATGCAAGGCTTTATTATTTCTAATTATGCAGAAAAATTTCCAGAAGCGATGAAGCATTTATCTGGTTGGTTAGCGGAAGGTAAATTAACCTACACAGAAACTATCGTTGATGGTTTTGATACTATTCCGAATGCTTTTATCGATTTATTTGAAGGTAAAAACAAAGGTAAAATGATTGTTAAAATTTAA
- a CDS encoding nitroreductase family protein has translation MELLDKLNWRYAAKAMNGTTVADDKIERILEAARLAPTSSGLQPFEIIVIKNQEVKEKIKPVAWNQSVITDCSHLLVFAAWDTYTADRINYMFDLTNDIRGFKNEGWENYRQMLLGSYPQKDAEENFNHAAKQAYIAFSAAIIAAAYEGVDATPLEGFDPAAVDEILGLREKGLRSAVLLPIGYRKEEEDWLVKLTKVRKPMKDLVTVIE, from the coding sequence ATGGAATTATTAGATAAATTGAACTGGAGATATGCTGCAAAAGCAATGAATGGAACAACCGTAGCGGACGATAAAATAGAACGTATTTTAGAAGCGGCTCGCTTAGCTCCAACCTCAAGTGGTTTACAACCTTTTGAGATTATCGTGATTAAAAATCAAGAGGTTAAAGAAAAAATTAAACCAGTTGCGTGGAACCAATCTGTAATTACAGACTGTTCTCACCTACTTGTATTTGCTGCTTGGGATACCTATACAGCCGATAGAATTAATTATATGTTTGATTTGACAAACGACATCCGTGGGTTTAAAAATGAAGGATGGGAAAATTACCGTCAGATGTTATTAGGTTCTTATCCTCAAAAAGATGCAGAAGAAAACTTTAATCATGCGGCAAAGCAAGCGTACATCGCATTTTCAGCGGCTATTATTGCAGCGGCTTATGAAGGTGTAGATGCCACTCCGTTAGAAGGATTTGATCCAGCTGCGGTAGATGAAATTTTAGGATTGCGAGAAAAAGGATTGCGCAGCGCGGTTTTATTACCGATAGGATATAGAAAAGAAGAAGAAGATTGGTTGGTGAAATTAACGAAAGTTAGAAAACCAATGAAAGATTTAGTAACCGTTATTGAATAA
- a CDS encoding TetR/AcrR family transcriptional regulator, with protein MAQLQKSIDKRNALIKATIELVNNNGFHATPMSKIAKMANVSPATIYLYFENKQDLVNKTYIDVKAAYTDYAFATYTENMSVTEGFEMIWKRIADFKLKECENAMFLAQCDNTPMIDEHSRQEGIKHLQPLLDLWARGKKEGIIKPISDYLLYAYAINPLSFLMMSEKRGAFKLDSTHLEKAYQAAWSSIKLCE; from the coding sequence ATGGCACAACTTCAAAAAAGTATCGATAAACGGAATGCGCTTATAAAAGCAACGATTGAATTGGTAAACAATAATGGTTTTCATGCAACACCGATGAGTAAAATTGCAAAAATGGCGAACGTTTCTCCTGCAACTATTTATTTGTACTTTGAAAACAAACAAGACTTGGTAAACAAAACTTATATAGATGTAAAAGCAGCCTATACAGATTATGCATTTGCTACCTATACAGAAAATATGTCTGTAACAGAAGGCTTTGAAATGATATGGAAACGGATTGCCGATTTTAAATTAAAAGAGTGCGAAAATGCTATGTTTTTAGCACAATGTGATAATACTCCAATGATTGATGAACACAGTAGACAAGAAGGAATTAAACATTTACAACCCCTACTCGATCTTTGGGCTCGTGGTAAAAAAGAAGGAATTATAAAACCCATATCAGATTACTTATTGTATGCTTATGCGATAAACCCGCTATCCTTTTTAATGATGTCTGAAAAAAGAGGTGCTTTTAAATTAGACAGCACGCATTTAGAAAAAGCGTATCAAGCTGCTTGGAGTAGTATTAAACTTTGTGAATAG
- a CDS encoding thiamine phosphate synthase, whose translation MIIPKLQYISQGNSPKEHLENIQKACTSGAEMVLLDLQKVSDKKLLEVATTAREITAHFQTRLLLRGNYKIAKTVKADGVHLEKTDVCPSVARKHVFTWQLIGATANTLQDCETLLEKEVDYITLSPFRQTEKDDTITVLAINGFTLITEALQTETPIIGFGEITTTDVTAILATGVSGIAVADAITQDFDRIKEFNQLLKASSTEEQRHAF comes from the coding sequence ATGATTATTCCGAAATTACAATACATCTCTCAAGGAAACTCACCAAAAGAACATTTAGAAAACATTCAAAAAGCCTGTACTTCTGGTGCAGAAATGGTGCTACTGGATTTACAAAAGGTGTCGGATAAAAAACTTTTAGAAGTAGCTACAACAGCAAGAGAAATTACAGCACATTTTCAAACTAGATTGCTACTTCGCGGAAATTATAAAATAGCAAAAACAGTAAAAGCAGATGGTGTGCATCTCGAAAAAACCGACGTATGCCCAAGTGTTGCAAGAAAACATGTATTTACTTGGCAACTTATTGGAGCAACAGCAAACACCTTGCAAGATTGCGAAACTTTACTAGAAAAAGAAGTAGATTATATTACGTTAAGTCCATTTAGACAAACAGAAAAAGACGATACAATTACAGTTTTAGCTATAAACGGATTTACTTTAATTACAGAAGCTTTACAAACAGAAACGCCTATTATTGGTTTTGGTGAGATTACCACAACTGATGTTACAGCTATTTTAGCAACTGGTGTTTCTGGAATTGCTGTAGCGGATGCTATTACTCAAGATTTTGATCGTATTAAAGAGTTCAATCAATTGTTAAAGGCTTCTTCTACTGAGGAGCAACGGCATGCGTTTTAA
- a CDS encoding SDR family NAD(P)-dependent oxidoreductase: protein MLKDQHKSDTTPIVLSEEIDACITVLQQLTTDTNQLFELPEAQRTALLKVAGLLSRPNRDEFQRRRKDAKKAAKRKMIAKDTHARKSTGIRSAREAALFIAPKLLAPTEIQEETLELESPRNCYVCKAVFTKLHHFYDTMCTSCGDLNYAKRFQTTDLKDQVAVITGSRLKIGYHITLMLLRSGATVIATTRFPADSAIRFSKEDDYRQWSDRLHIHGLDLRHIPSVEIFCNYIEQKYNRLDILINNAAQTVRRPSGFYAHLMENEKKPLQELPTLAQSLLKEHHNCLQELAAISIGTSKTSKNNVLPVTWHGPEPGIGLRNSAALSQIPYSFDNSLQTSEVFPEGKLDADLQQVDLRKTNSWRLKLGEIETTEMVEVQLVNAVAPFVLCNRLSNLMMKENTGKKHIINVSAMEGKFHRFKKADRHPHTNMAKAALNMLTHTSAATFAKSGIYMNAVDTGWVTDEDPAELSKKKVEIHDFQPPLDIVDGAARVMDPLIDGINTGKHWSGKFLKDYFPIDW from the coding sequence ATGCTTAAAGATCAACATAAATCAGACACAACTCCAATTGTCTTATCAGAAGAAATAGATGCGTGTATTACTGTATTACAACAATTAACTACAGATACAAACCAATTATTTGAACTTCCCGAAGCACAAAGAACAGCCTTGTTAAAAGTTGCAGGATTGCTCTCTCGTCCAAATCGAGATGAGTTTCAGCGTAGAAGAAAAGATGCTAAAAAAGCGGCAAAACGGAAGATGATTGCCAAAGACACACACGCAAGAAAATCAACAGGAATAAGATCTGCGCGTGAAGCTGCCTTATTTATTGCTCCAAAATTACTTGCTCCGACTGAAATTCAGGAAGAAACTTTAGAATTAGAATCTCCAAGAAACTGCTATGTTTGTAAAGCCGTATTTACAAAATTGCATCATTTTTATGATACGATGTGTACAAGCTGTGGCGATTTAAATTATGCAAAACGTTTTCAAACGACAGATTTAAAAGATCAAGTGGCTGTGATTACAGGTTCTCGATTAAAAATAGGATATCATATTACCTTAATGTTATTGCGTTCTGGAGCTACAGTAATTGCAACAACTCGTTTTCCTGCTGATTCTGCCATTCGTTTTTCTAAAGAAGACGATTACAGACAATGGTCAGATCGTTTGCACATTCACGGATTGGATTTACGACACATTCCGAGTGTAGAGATTTTCTGTAATTACATCGAACAAAAATACAACCGATTAGATATTTTAATCAATAATGCTGCACAAACCGTACGAAGACCTTCTGGTTTTTATGCACATTTGATGGAGAATGAAAAAAAGCCACTTCAAGAACTTCCAACATTAGCTCAATCCTTATTAAAAGAGCATCACAACTGTTTGCAAGAACTAGCAGCTATCAGTATCGGCACTTCAAAAACAAGTAAAAACAATGTATTACCAGTAACTTGGCACGGACCAGAACCTGGAATCGGATTGCGAAATTCAGCTGCATTGTCTCAAATTCCATATAGTTTCGACAATTCTTTACAAACATCAGAAGTATTTCCTGAAGGAAAATTAGATGCCGATTTACAACAAGTAGATTTGCGTAAAACTAATAGTTGGCGATTAAAATTAGGCGAAATTGAAACCACAGAAATGGTAGAAGTACAGTTGGTAAATGCTGTAGCGCCTTTTGTGTTGTGCAATCGATTGTCAAATTTAATGATGAAAGAAAACACAGGTAAAAAGCACATCATCAATGTATCTGCAATGGAAGGGAAGTTTCATCGCTTTAAAAAAGCGGACAGACATCCACATACAAATATGGCAAAAGCCGCTTTAAATATGTTAACACATACATCTGCAGCAACTTTTGCAAAATCAGGTATTTATATGAATGCGGTAGATACAGGTTGGGTTACCGATGAAGATCCGGCAGAATTGTCTAAGAAAAAAGTAGAAATTCACGATTTTCAACCTCCATTAGATATTGTAGACGGAGCCGCAAGAGTGATGGATCCGTTAATAGACGGAATCAACACCGGAAAGCATTGGTCTGGTAAATTCTTAAAAGATTATTTTCCTATAGATTGGTAA
- a CDS encoding MarC family protein: protein MDNLVTFSITVFTAFFAITNPISNMTVFVSLTQGIDKKTKRTINKRANLTAFIIVAFFVLLGKYIFELFNISIPAFKITGGILIFFIGFEMLQSKKSNVKNIKDVHINEDIAISPLAIPILAGPGTIVTAMNFVSNAVPLQIFLVIAIFGSMSLLTYFTFRLSDLIVKIVGHNVISVIGKIMGLIIAIIGTGMIIQGIKISFDLIAQ, encoded by the coding sequence ATGGATAATTTAGTTACATTTTCTATTACCGTATTTACTGCATTCTTTGCAATCACAAACCCCATTTCTAACATGACGGTTTTTGTGTCCTTAACACAAGGTATCGATAAAAAAACAAAGAGAACCATCAATAAAAGAGCCAATTTAACCGCTTTTATCATAGTTGCTTTTTTTGTTCTTTTAGGGAAATATATTTTCGAGTTGTTTAATATTAGCATTCCAGCCTTTAAAATTACGGGTGGAATTTTAATCTTTTTTATTGGTTTTGAAATGTTACAATCAAAAAAATCCAATGTAAAAAATATTAAAGATGTACACATCAATGAAGATATTGCGATTTCGCCATTGGCAATTCCAATTTTAGCAGGTCCAGGAACCATTGTTACAGCTATGAACTTCGTATCTAATGCTGTACCACTACAAATATTCTTAGTAATTGCTATTTTTGGCTCCATGAGTTTGTTAACGTATTTTACCTTTAGACTAAGCGATCTTATTGTAAAAATAGTAGGGCATAATGTCATTTCTGTAATTGGTAAAATTATGGGGTTAATCATTGCAATTATTGGTACAGGGATGATTATACAAGGAATTAAAATTTCTTTTGATTTAATTGCTCAATAA
- a CDS encoding class I SAM-dependent methyltransferase, which produces MSIERLVNDIGGIDIYLLDQIVKGRYPENAVILDAGCGTGRNLKWFYKHAYTLYGVDTNTNSIKAAKEKYPRISDQLSVQNLDVLDFEDNTFDHVICSAVLHFAQHTQHFMNLFSELVRVLKPGGSLFIRMTSKESIEAFVQPIADGVYVLPDTTNRFLLTDALLDKLIATYPIQLLEPKKYVNVANQRCMATIILPNNCNRVHCVIYYLT; this is translated from the coding sequence ATGTCTATAGAGAGATTGGTAAATGATATTGGCGGAATTGACATCTATTTGTTAGATCAAATTGTAAAAGGACGTTATCCAGAAAACGCTGTGATACTCGATGCCGGTTGCGGCACAGGGCGTAATTTAAAATGGTTTTACAAGCATGCATATACATTGTATGGAGTTGATACCAATACCAATAGTATTAAAGCTGCAAAAGAGAAGTATCCAAGGATTTCTGACCAATTATCTGTACAAAACTTAGATGTGTTGGATTTTGAGGATAATACGTTTGATCATGTTATTTGTAGTGCTGTATTGCATTTTGCACAGCATACACAACATTTTATGAATCTATTTTCTGAATTGGTGCGTGTGTTGAAACCTGGTGGGAGTTTATTTATACGCATGACATCTAAAGAAAGTATTGAAGCCTTTGTACAACCAATTGCTGATGGTGTTTATGTATTGCCAGATACTACCAATCGGTTTTTATTAACAGATGCTTTGTTGGATAAACTGATTGCTACATATCCTATACAATTATTAGAACCGAAGAAATATGTGAACGTTGCTAACCAACGTTGTATGGCGACAATTATTTTACCAAACAATTGTAATAGAGTGCATTGTGTAATTTACTATTTAACATAA